One window from the genome of Macaca fascicularis isolate 582-1 chromosome 7, T2T-MFA8v1.1 encodes:
- the CILP gene encoding cartilage intermediate layer protein 1 codes for MVGTKAWVFSFLVLEVTSVLGRQTMLTQSVRRVQPGKRNPSIFSKPADILESPGEWTTWFNIDYPGGKGDYERLDAIRFYYGDRVCARPLWLEARTTDWTPAGNTGQVVHGSPREGFWCLNREQRPGQNCSNYTVRFLCPPGSLRRDTEHIWSLWSPWSKCSAACGQTGVQTRTRTCLAETVSLCSEATEEGQHCMGQDCTACDLTCPMGQVNADCDACMCQDFMLHGAVSLPGGAPASGATVYLLTKTPKLLTQTDSDGRFRIPGLCPDGKSILKITKVKFAPIVLTMPKTSLKAATINAEFVRAEIPYMVMNPETKARRAGQSVSLCCKAKGKPSPDKYFWYHNDTLLDPSHYKHESKLVLRNLQPDQAGEYFCKAQSDAGAVKSKVAQLIVIAPDETPCNPVPESYLIRLPHDCFQNATNSFYYDVGRCPVKTCAGQQDNGIRCRDAVQNCCGISKTEEREIQCSGYTLPTKVAKECSCQRCTETRSIVRGRVSAADNGEPMRFGHVYMGNSRVSMTGYKGTFTLHVPQDTERLVLTFVDRLQKFVNTTKVLPFNKKGSAVFHEIKMLRRKEPITLEAMETNIIPLGEMVGEDPMAELEIPSKSFYRQNGEPYTGKVKASVTFLDPRNISTATAAQSDLNFINDEGDTFPLRTYGMFSVDFRDEVTSEPLNAGKVKVHLDSTQVKMPEHISTVKLWSLNPDTGLWEEESDFKFENQRRNKREDRTFLVGNMEIRERRLFNLDVPESRRCFVKVRAYRSERFLPSEQIQGVVISVINLEPRTGFSSNPRAWGRFDSVITGPNGACVPAFCDDQSPDAYSAYVLASLAGEELQAVESFPKFNPNAIGVPQPYLNKLNYRRTDHEDPRVKKTAFQISMAKPRPNSAEESNGPIYAFENLRACEEAPPSAAHFRFYQIEGDRYDYNTVPFNEDDPMSWTEDYLAWWPKPMEFRACYIKVKIVGPLEVNVRSRNMGGTHRRTVGKLYGIRDVRSTRDRDQPNVSAACLEFKCSGMLYDQDRVDRTLVKVIPQGSCRRASVNPMLHEYLVNHLPLAVNNDTSEYTMLAPLDPLGHNYGIYTVTDQDPRTAKEIALGRCFDGTSDGSSRIMKSNVGVALTFNCVERQVGRQSAFQYLQSTPARSPAAGTVQGRVPLRRQQRASRSGQRQRGAVASLRFPRVAQQPLIN; via the exons ATGGTGGGGACCAAGGCCTGGGTGTTCTCCTTCCTGGTCCTGGAAGTCACATCTGTGTTGG GGAGACAGACGATGCTCACCCAGTCGGTAAGAAGAGTCCAGCCTGGGAAGAGGAACCCCAGCATCTTTTCCAAGCCTGCCGACATCCTGGAGA GCCCTGGTGAGTGGACAACATGGTTCAACATCGACTACCCAGGTGGGAAGGGCGACTATGAGCGGCTGGACGCCATTCGCTTCTACTATGGGGACCGTGTATGTGCCCGTCCTCTGTGGCTAGAGGCTCGGACCACTGATTGGACACCCGCGGGCAACACTGGCCAAGTGGTCCATGGTAGTCCCCGTGAGGGTTTCTGGTGCCTCAACAGGGAACAGCGGCCTGGTCAGAACTGCTCTAATTACACCGTACGCTTCCTCTGCCCACCAG GGTCCCTGCGCCGAGACACAGAGCACATCTGGAGCCTGTGGTCTCCCTGGAGCAAGTGCTCAGCTGCCTGTGGTCAGACTGGGGTCCAGACTCGCACTCGCACCTGCTTGGCAGAGACGGTGTCGCTGTGCAGCGAGGCCACTGAAGAGGGTCAGCACTGCATGGGCCAGGACTGTACAG CCTGTGACCTGACCTGCCCAATGGGCCAGGTGAATGCTGACTGTGATGCCTGCATGTGCCAGGACTTCATGCTTCATGGGGCTGTCTCCCTTCCTGGAGGTGCCCCAGCCTCAGGGGCCACTGTCTACCTGCTAACCAAGACACCTAAGCTGCTGACCCAGACAGACAGTGATGGGAGATTCCGAATCCCTGGCTTGTGCCCTGATGGCAAAAGCATCCTGAAGATCACAAAGGTCAAGTTTGCCCCCATTGTACTCACAATGCCCAAGACAAGCCTGAAGGCAGCCACCATCAATGCAGAGTTTGTGAGAGCAG AGATTCCATACATGGTGATGAACCCTGAGACAAAAGCACGGAGAGCTGGGCAGAGCGTGTCCCTGTGCTGCAAGGCCAAAGGGAAGCCCAGTCCGGACAAGTATTTTTG GTATCATAATGACACATTGCTGGATCCTTCCCACTACAAGCATGAGAGCAAGCTGGTGCTGAGGAACCTGCAGCCGGACCAGGCGGGGGAGTACTTTTGCAAGGCCCAGAGTGATGCTGGGGCTGTGAAGTCCAAGGTTGCCCAGCTGATTGTCATAG CACCTGATGAGACTCCTTGCAACCCAGTTCCTGAGAGCTATCTTATCCGGCTGCCCCATGATTGCTTTCAGAATGCCACCAACTCCTTCTACTATGACGTGGGACGCTGCCCTGTCAAGACTTGTGCAGGGCAGCAGGATAATGGGATCAGGTGTCGTGATGCTGTGCAGAACTGCTGTGGCATCTCCAAAACAGAGGAGAGGGAGATCCAGTGCAGTGGCTACACGCTACCCACAAAGGTGGCCAAGGAGTGCAGCTGCCAGCGGTGTACAGAAACTCGGAGCATCGTGCGGGGCCGTGTCAGTGCTGCTGACAATGGGGAGCCCATGCGCTTTGGCCATGTGTACATGGGGAACAGCCGTGTAAGCATGACTGGCTACAAGGGTACTTTCACCCTCCATGTCCCCCAGGACACCGAGAGGCTGGTGCTCACATTTGTGGACAGGCTGCAGAAGTTCGTCAACACCACCAAAGTGCTACCTTTCAACAAGAAGGGGAGTGCCGTGTTCCATGAAATTAAGATGCTTCGTCGAAAAGAGCCCATCACTTTGGAAGCCATGGAGACCAACATCATTCCTCTGGGGGAAATGGTTGGTGAAGACCCCATGGCTGAACTGGAGATTCCATCCAAGAGTTTCTACAGGCAGAATGGGGAGCCCTACACAGGAAAAGTGAAGGCCAGTGTGACCTTCCTGGATCCCCGGAATATTTCCACAGCCACAGCTGCCCAGAGTGACCTGAACTTCATCAATGACGAAGGAGACACTTTCCCCCTTCGGACATATGGCATGTTCTCTGTGGACTTCAGAGATGAGGTCACCTCAGAGCCACTTAATGCTGGCAAAGTGAAGGTCCACCTGGACTCGACCCAGGTCAAGATGCCAGAGCACATATCCACAGTGAAACTCTGGTCACTCAATCCAGACACAGGGCTGTGGGAGGAGGAAAGTGatttcaaatttgaaaatcaaAGGAGGAACAAAAGGGAAGACAGAACCTTCCTGGTGGGCAACATGGAGATCCGTGAGAGAAGGCTCTTTAACCTGGATGTTCCTGAAAGCAGGCGGTGTTTTGTTAAGGTGAGGGCCTACCGGAGTGAGAGGTTCTTGCCTAGTGAGCAGATCCAGGGGGTTGTGATCTCCGTGATTAATCTGGAGCCTAGAACTGGCTTCTCGTCCAACCCTAGGGCCTGGGGCCGCTTTGACAGTGTCATCACAGGCCCCAATGGGGCCTGTGTGCCTGCCTTCTGTGATGACCAGTCCCCTGATGCCTATTCTGCCTAtgtcttggcaagcctggctgGGGAGGAACTGCAAGCAGTGGAGTCTTTTCCTAAATTCAACCCAAATGCAATTGGCGTCCCTCAGCCCTATCTCAACAAGCTCAATTACCGTCGGACGGACCATGAGGATCCACGGGTTAAAAAGACAGCCTTCCAGATTAGCATGGCCAAGCCAAGGCCCAACTCAGCTGAGGAGAGCAACGGGCCCATCTATGCCTTTGAGAACCTCCGGGCATGTGAAGAGGCACCACCCAGTGCAGCCCACTTCCGGTTCTACCAGATTGAGGGGGATCGATATGACTACAATACAGTCCCCTTCAATGAAGATGATCCTATGAGCTGGACTGAAGACTATCTGGCATGGTGGCCAAAGCCGATGGAATTCAGGGCCTGCTATATCAAGGTGAAGATTGTGGGGCCACTGGAAGTCAATGTGCGATCCCGCAACATGGGGGGCACTCATCGGCGGACAGTGGGGAAGCTGTATGGAATCCGAGATGTGAGGAGCACTCGGGACAGGGACCAGCCCAATGTCTCAGCTGCCTGTCTGGAGTTCAAGTGCAGTGGGATGCTCTATGACCAGGACCGTGTGGACCGCACCCTGGTGAAGGTCATTCCCCAGGGCAGCTGCCGTCGAGCCAGTGTGAACCCCATGTTGCATGAGTACCTGGTCAACCACTTGCCACTTGCAGTCAACAACGACACCAGTGAGTACACCATGCTGGCACCCTTGGACCCACTAGGCCACAACTATGGCATCTACACTGTCACTGACCAGGACCCTCGAACAGCCAAGGAGATTGCGCTTGGCCGGTGCTTTGATGGCACATCCGATGGCTCCTCCAGAATCATGAAGAGCAATGTGGGAGTAGCCCTCACCTTCAACTGCGTAGAGAGGCAGGTAGGCCGCCAGAGTGCCTTCCAATACCTCCAAAGCACCCCAGCCCGGTCTCCTGCTGCAGGCACTGTCCAAGGAAGAGTGCCCTTAAGGAGGCAGCAGCGAGCGAGCAGGAGTGGCCAGCGCCAGCGGGGAGCGGTGGCCTCTCTGAGATTTCCTAGAGTTGCTCAACAGCCCCTGATCAACTGA